TGAGACTGCACAGACAGAGACGTCAGTAACCAAACTGGAACAGTTGCCGGGTGCCCCACAGCAAGGGGCTTGTTGATCAACCCTGGTTTACGTTTAAGGTGAGCCTCATATGCGGCTGATTTGCGGAGACGGTCGGTTTTCGTTCCACAAATGATAAGAGAAGTGCCGGAACAAGCAGCCAATGGCTGTTTTCAGGGCTGAAAGAACTCTATAACACCCGTTAGTATGGGTGGCCAACCGCTTATAATTGATGACTGCTGCGATTAACAGACATTGCTGCTGCATCTTAGACATACCACGTCGCCAAGCCCGTCTCAATCCATGCCACTCTTTCGCCTCTGCGAATACTCCCTCTATCACCGGCGCTCGACTGCGATACAGTTTCTTGAAACTCTCGGTGCGACTATCCGCTCGAAGACGAATTAGGGCAGCATGATTGACTCCCACCTTTAATTGACGACGATCTGATTTGGTACATTTATCTTTAAGCTTACATTTACGACAGACACTTCGTAATCCCGCATAACGACGCTGATTAGGACGATCCTTGACTCGTCCTATATACTTCAAAATCTCGCCGGCAGGACAAGTAAAAACATCTCCACTCTCATCATAAACAAATTCCTCTACCGTGAAATACTTATCGCCTGTATATGTCCGCGCTTTTGGTGGCGGACTCACTAATCGGATTCCACGCTCATCAAGAGATGCCCGATTATTACCACTGGCATAGGCTGCATCGGCACAGACCGCCTCCGGAATAGTCTTCAAGCTCTTTACCGCTTCATCTATCACCTCCACCGCACTATCATGCTCGGAACTGTTAGCTGCCGTTACCGACATTCCAACTATGACACGCGAACGACCATCCGCCACAGTATGCTGCTTGTAGCCCGGTTCCAGTTTCTTATTGGGAAAATGACCAAAGCGGGCATCTGGATCTGGACTGTCAGACTTACCTACTCGATTACGATCCAGGTCAGCTCGGATTGTGGTTGCGTCTACATGCAATACACGACCCTCGATCAGTCCGCTCTTCTTGCACTGTGCTATGCTCTGCTCGAATAACTCGTTGAATACATCATCGCCGAATCGATCCAACGCAGAGATATTGTCAAGAGTTGTGGATGATTGTTTTGATGGTATCCTCAAGTTCTCCAGTTATGCGGCTTCCTTTATTTCTCCATCAACGAACTTAACACCTTCAATGACTTTGGTAATGAGTTTAT
This region of Candidatus Zixiibacteriota bacterium genomic DNA includes:
- a CDS encoding transposase yields the protein MDRFGDDVFNELFEQSIAQCKKSGLIEGRVLHVDATTIRADLDRNRVGKSDSPDPDARFGHFPNKKLEPGYKQHTVADGRSRVIVGMSVTAANSSEHDSAVEVIDEAVKSLKTIPEAVCADAAYASGNNRASLDERGIRLVSPPPKARTYTGDKYFTVEEFVYDESGDVFTCPAGEILKYIGRVKDRPNQRRYAGLRSVCRKCKLKDKCTKSDRRQLKVGVNHAALIRLRADSRTESFKKLYRSRAPVIEGVFAEAKEWHGLRRAWRRGMSKMQQQCLLIAAVINYKRLATHTNGCYRVLSALKTAIGCLFRHFSYHLWNENRPSPQISRI